From Pan troglodytes isolate AG18354 chromosome 9, NHGRI_mPanTro3-v2.0_pri, whole genome shotgun sequence, the proteins below share one genomic window:
- the OR52N1 gene encoding olfactory receptor 52N1: MSFLNGTSLTPASFILNGIPGLEDVHLWISFPLCTMYSIAITGNFGLMYLIYCDEALHRPMYVFLALLSFTDVLMCTSTLPNTLFILWFNLKEIDFKACLAQMFFVHTFTGMESGVLMLMALDHYVAICFPLRYATILTNSVIAKAGFLTFLRGVMLVIPSTFLTKRLPYCKGNVIPHTYCDHMSVAKISCGNVRVNAIYGLIVALLIGGFDILCITISYTMILRAVVSLSSADARQKAFSTCTAHICAIVITYVPAFFTFFTHRFGGHTIPPHIHIIMANLYLLMPPTMNPIVYGVKTRQVRESVIRFFLKGKDNSHNF; the protein is encoded by the coding sequence ATGTCATTTCTAAATGGCACCAGCCTAACTCCAGCTTCATTCATCCTAAATGGCATCCCTGGTTTGGAAGATGTGCATTTGTGGATCTCCTTCCCACTGTGTACCATGTACAGCATTGCTATTACAGGGAACTTCGGCCTTATGTACCTCATCTACTGTGATGAGGCCTTACACAGACCTATGTATGTCTTCCTAGCCCTTCTTTCCTTCACAGATGTGCTCATGTGCACCAGCACCCTTCCCAACACTCTCTTCATATTGTGGTTTAATCTCAAGGAGATTGATTTTAAAGCCTGCCTCGCCCAGATGTTCTTTGTGCACACCTTCACAGGGATGGAGTCTGGGGTGCTCATGCTCATGGCCCTGGACCACTATGTGGCCATCTGCTTCCCTCTGCGTTATGCCACCATCCTCACTAATTCAGTCATTGCTAAAGCTGGGTTCCTCACTTTTCTTAGGGGTGTGATGCTTGTTATCCCTTCCACTTTCCTCACCAAGCGCCTTCCATACTGCAAGGGCAACGTCATACCCCACACCTACTGTGACCACATGTCTGTGGCCAAGATATCTTGTGGTAATGTCAGGGTTAACGCCATCTATGGTTTGATAGTTGCCCTGCTGATTGGGGGCTTTGATATCCTGTGCATTACAATCTCCTACACTATGATTCTTCGAGCAGTTGTGAGTCTGTCGTCAGCAGATGCTCGACAGAAGGCCTTCAGCACCTGCACTGCCCACATCTGTGCCATAGTCATCACCTATGTTCCAGCCTTCTTTACCTTCTTTACACACCGTTTTGGGGGACACACCATTCCTCCACACATACATATTATTATGGCTAATCTCTACCTACTAATGCCTCCCACAATGAACCCTATTGTGTATGGGGTGAAAACCAGACAGGTACGAGAAAGTGTCATTAGGTTCTTTCTTAAGGGAAAGGACAATTCTCATAACTTTTAA
- the LOC466394 gene encoding LOW QUALITY PROTEIN: olfactory receptor 52N5 (The sequence of the model RefSeq protein was modified relative to this genomic sequence to represent the inferred CDS: deleted 2 bases in 1 codon; substituted 1 base at 1 genomic stop codon) yields the protein MPLFNXLCWFPTIHVTPPSFILNGIPGLERVHVWISLPLCTMYIISLVGNLGLVYLIYYEESLHHPMYFFFGHALSLVDLLTCTTTLPNALCIFWFSLKEINFNACLAQMFFVHGFTGVESGVLMLMALDRYVAICYPLRYATILTNPIIAKAGLATFLRGVLLMIPFPFLVKRLPFCQSNFISHTYCDHMSVVKLSCASITVSVICGLMVALLIGVFDICCISLSYTLILKAAISLSSSDARQKAFSTCTAHISAIIITYVPAFFTFFAHRFGGHTIPPSLHIIVANLYLLLPLTLNPIVYGVKTKQIRKSVIKFFQGDKGAG from the exons ATGCCTCTATTTAATTAATTATGCTGGTTTCCAACAATTCAT GTGACTCCTCCATCTTTTATTCTTAATGGAATACCTGGTCTGGAAAGAGTACATGTATGGATCTCCCTCCCACTCTGCACAATGTACATCATCTCCCTTGTGGGGAATCTTGGTCTTGTGTACCTCATTTATTATGAGGAGTCCTTACATCatccaatgtattttttttttggccatgctCTCTCCCTCGTTGACCTCCTTACCTGCACCACCACTCTACCCAATGCACTCTGCATCTTCTGGTTCAGTCTCAAAGAAATTAACTTCAATGCTTGCTTGGCCCAGATGTTCTTTGTTCATGGGTTCACAGGTGTGGAGTCTGGGGTGCTCATGCTCATGGCTCTAGACCGCTATGTAGCCATTTGCTACCCTTTGCGTTATGCTACCATACTCACCAACCCTATCATTGCCAAGGCTGGGCTTGCCACCTTCCTGAGGGGTGTTTTGCTGATGATTCCTTTCCCATTCTTGGTTAAGCGTTTGCCTTTCTGCCAAAGCAATTTTATCTCCCATACGTACTGCGACCACATGTCTGTAGTAAAGCTATCTTGTGCCAGCATCACGGTCAGTGTAATCTGTGGTCTAATGGTTGCTCTCCTGATTGGAGTGTTTGACATTTGTTGTATATCTTTGTCTTACACTTTGATCCTCAAGGCAGCGATCAGCCTCTCTTCATCAGATGCTCGGCAGAAGGCTTTCAGCACCTGCACTGCCCATATATCTGCCATCATCATCACCTATGTTCCAGCATTCTTCACTTTCTTTGCCCACCGTTTTGGGGGACACACAATTCCCCCTTCTCTTCACATCATTGTGGCTAATCTTTATCTTCTTCTTCCCCTAACTCTAAACCCTATTGTTTATGGAGTAAAGACAAAACAGATACGAAAGAGTGTCATAAAGTTCTTCCAGGGTGATAAGGGTGCAGGTTGA